A part of Escherichia marmotae genomic DNA contains:
- a CDS encoding IS3 family transposase (programmed frameshift) has protein sequence MTKPVSISKKPRKQHTPEFRNEALKLAERIGVAAAARELSLYESQLYAWRSKQQQQMSSSERERELAAENVRLKRQLAEQAEELAILPKGRDILREAPEMKYVFIENHRADFSIKAMCRVLRVARSGWDVWLRRRHQMSLRQQFRLTCDTAVHKAFFEAKQRYGAPRLADELPEFNIKPIAASLRRQGLRAKAGRKFSPVSYRAHGLPVLENLLEQDFSASGPNQKWAGDITYLRTDEGWLYLAVVIDLWSRAVIGWAMSPRMTAQLACDALQMALWRRRRPESVIVHTDRGGQYCSGDYQALLKRHNLRGRMSAKGNCYDIACVESFFHSLKVGCIHGERFSSREIMRATEFNYIECDYNRWRRHSACGGLSPEQFENHNLA, from the exons GGCCGCCGCAGCCCGTGAACTCAGCCTGTATGAATCTCAGCTTTATGCCTGGCGCAGTAAACAGCAGCAACAAATGAGTTCGTCAGAGCGCGAACGCGAACTGGCCGCTGAAAATGTCCGCCTTAAACGACAACTGGCGGAGCAGGCTGAGGAACTGGCCATCCTCC CAAAAGGCCGCGACATACTTCGCGAAGCGCCTGAAATGAAGTATGTCTTCATCGAAAATCATCGGGCAGACTTCAGCATCAAAGCGATGTGTCGTGTACTTCGGGTTGCCCGCAGCGGCTGGGATGTCTGGCTCAGGCGGCGTCACCAGATGAGCCTGCGCCAACAGTTTCGGCTCACCTGCGATACCGCTGTTCATAAGGCATTCTTTGAGGCAAAGCAGCGATACGGTGCTCCCCGCCTTGCTGACGAACTGCCGGAGTTCAATATTAAACCCATTGCCGCCAGCCTGCGTCGTCAGGGGCTGCGGGCGAAAGCCGGCCGGAAGTTCAGCCCGGTCAGCTACCGTGCACATGGCCTGCCCGTATTGGAGAATCTGCTGGAGCAGGACTTCAGCGCCAGCGGCCCGAACCAGAAGTGGGCGGGTGACATCACGTACTTGCGTACCGATGAGGGCTGGTTGTATCTCGCAGTAGTCATCGACCTGTGGTCACGCGCCGTTATTGGCTGGGCGATGTCACCCCGAATGACAGCACAACTGGCCTGTGATGCACTGCAAATGGCGTTGTGGCGGAGAAGACGCCCGGAAAGCGTCATTGTTCATACGGACCGTGGTGGTCAATACTGTTCAGGGGATTATCAGGCGCTGCTGAAGCGACACAACCTGCGTGGCAGGATGAGTGCGAAAGGCAACTGTTATGACATTGCCTGTGTGGAAAGCTTCTTTCATTCGCTGAAGGTGGGATGTATCCACGGGGAACGCTTTAGCAGCCGGGAAATAATGCGGGCAACGGAGTTTAATTATATCGAGTGTGATTACAATCGCTGGCGTCGTCACAGTGCCTGTGGCGGTCTCAGCCCGGAACAATTTGAAAACCATAATCTCGCTTAG